A region of the Stieleria neptunia genome:
TGATCCCCGGCCGGACCGCGTTGACCCGGATCCCTCGACCGGCGACCTCCTTGGCCAAGCCGATCGTCAGCGAATCGATCGCCCCTTTGGAAGCGGCGTAGTCGACATATTCGTGGGGTGATCCCGTGCGCGAGGCGATCGAGGACACGTTGACAATGTTGCCGCCGGTTTTCATTCGCTGGAGCGCTTCGCGACAGCAGAGAAAGGGGCCGAACACATTGACGGCAAGAATTCGATTCAATCGTTCTGCCGTGATCGATTGCACCGGTGTTTGAGGCTGCAGTATTCCAGCGTTGTTGACGAGCGCATCGAGTCGTCCCCAGCGATCGTCGACCGAAGCAAAAAGTCGTTTGATCTGATTCTCGTCGGAAACGTCCGCCTGGACTGCGAACGCATCGCCTCCGCCGGCAACGATCTGCGCCACGACGGAATCGGCCGCATCCGATCGCTGGCGGTAATTGACCGCAACGCGATACCCGTTCCGGCCGAGAAGTGTTGCTGTCGCGGCACCAATCCCCCGACTTGCTCCCGTCACAATGGCAACCTTTTCGGTCATCGCTCTCGTCTCCCTCATGGCAAGCTAGTATTCCGTTGAGGCTGCGTTGAGATTCAGTCCGCAACCGTCGCAAACATCGCCCAGATCAAGCAGATCATGCATGCGAGGTAGCAACACCACCACATCCAAAACCCGTAGGGACCGGTGACAACCTGAATCATCAATCCGGCGACAAGGAGCCCAAGGGATGTCAGGAATCTGGCTCGTGCCGACGCAAACCTGGCCGGACGTTTCAGAAACGGCGTTTGCAAATCACGCAAGTCGTCCGGGTTGACGATTGGTGTCGGTCGGTAGGGGTTGGAGTCGTTCATTCAAACTTGAACGTCAGTTGAACCTGTGCCGAGAGCGTTTGTTCGCCGGTTTGAACGGGCACCGACGAACGCGCTTCGGCCATCGCCATGAAACGCATCGGCGCGGGCTGACCGCCGCCGGAGTGGTCGCGGATTGCAACCAACCGACCGAGCGTGACGCCCGCTTCCTTGGCCATCAAGCCGGCCTTTCGCTTGGCGTCACGGATGGCTTTGTTGCGGGCTTCGTCCATTAAGGTTTCCGACTCGGCGATCGAGAAGCTGATTCCGTTGATTTGGTTCGCGCCGGCCGTGACGACTTGATCGAGCACGCCGCCCAACGATTCAATCTTTCGCACCCGGATGTGGACCTGGTTGGACACTTGATAACCGTCGATCTTGGGCGGTTCCCCGCCGGGATTGCGCATGCGTTGGTAGCGGGGCGAGACGTTGAAGCTGCTGGTCTGGATGTCTTTTTCCGCGATGCCAAGCTGCTTGAGTTTCTCCAGCAGCCGCTCCATCTGTTCGTTGTTTGCAGCCAATGCCGCTTTCGCGCTTTCCGACTCGACCACGACGCCGACGTTGATCGCGGCGACATCGGGCACGCCGTTGACTTCCCCCGTGCCGCTGACGACGATCACCCGGTTGGCGGTGCCGGTTTCAGAGTCGGGTTCCTGGGCAGCGATCCCCAGGGGCAGCAGCAACAAGGCAGCGACGAATGTTATACGTGTGTTCATAAGTTGAGTTCCATTTTTGGATCTGCCATTTTTGTATCTGACCGTGCAGCTGCACCGGCGTGGCGGTCGGTTGCAAGCAGCTGCTCAGAATTCACACTAATGGACCATCGATGGAGCGTCAATCGAAGGCGTGTGACCGATCAAACCTAGTTGCCTTCGCGAGATAATTCTGCAGTTTTTAATGTCACCCTCCTGGCAGGAGGGTCGAGCGCAGCGAGGGGAGGTCGAACGCTCAATCGCGGCGTTCATGTTGCGATTGTTGGGCGTGTCCCAAGCAGCAAAGCAAACCTGCTCCTCGCTTCACTGGACTCTCAAAGGGGGCATTGGTGTCTCCACAACTTTTGCGTGTCAGATCTGGCGGGAGTGGGTGCTTTCGGCCAACGGCCGTTTACAGCCGTAGCCTTGGGCATCGCCCAAGGTCCGCAAACGTAAACGAGAGGGA
Encoded here:
- a CDS encoding glucose 1-dehydrogenase, with the protein product MTEKVAIVTGASRGIGAATATLLGRNGYRVAVNYRQRSDAADSVVAQIVAGGGDAFAVQADVSDENQIKRLFASVDDRWGRLDALVNNAGILQPQTPVQSITAERLNRILAVNVFGPFLCCREALQRMKTGGNIVNVSSIASRTGSPHEYVDYAASKGAIDSLTIGLAKEVAGRGIRVNAVRPGIIETEIHADGGEPGRAQRIGATLPLGRAGRSEDVAEAILWLLSDRSSFTTGQFIDVAGGIAPS
- a CDS encoding DUF3684 domain-containing protein gives rise to the protein MNDSNPYRPTPIVNPDDLRDLQTPFLKRPARFASARARFLTSLGLLVAGLMIQVVTGPYGFWMWWCCYLACMICLIWAMFATVAD
- a CDS encoding SIMPL domain-containing protein — encoded protein: MNTRITFVAALLLLPLGIAAQEPDSETGTANRVIVVSGTGEVNGVPDVAAINVGVVVESESAKAALAANNEQMERLLEKLKQLGIAEKDIQTSSFNVSPRYQRMRNPGGEPPKIDGYQVSNQVHIRVRKIESLGGVLDQVVTAGANQINGISFSIAESETLMDEARNKAIRDAKRKAGLMAKEAGVTLGRLVAIRDHSGGGQPAPMRFMAMAEARSSVPVQTGEQTLSAQVQLTFKFE